A genome region from Sphingomonas anseongensis includes the following:
- the glmM gene encoding phosphoglucosamine mutase, giving the protein MTRKFFGTDGIRGLTNSEPLTPQTALIVGQAAGAHFLRGDHRHRVVIGKDTRLSGYMMESALVAGFTSVGMDVVLLGPMPTPAVAMLTTSMRADLGVMISASHNPFCDNGIKLFGPDGYKLSDEAEQAIEARIEDNPKLAKPEMIGRAKRIDDARGRYVHHAKSTFPERLRLDGLKVVLDCANGAAYHVAPEALWELGAEVIPIGVSPDGLNINASCGSTHPQHLQETVVASGADIGLALDGDADRLVVVDEKGNLVDGDQMMALIALDRRKRDQLKGAVVATVMSNLGLERRLGETGIAMVRTQVGDRYVLEEMRRSGCNVGGEQSGHIILADYSTTGDGLVAALQVLAALVDSGKAASEVLRQFEPLPQLLKNVRFNGGAPLENETVKKRIAEAERELEGRGRLLIRKSGTEPLIRVMAEGEDQALVERVVDEICEAVQAAA; this is encoded by the coding sequence ATGACGCGTAAGTTCTTCGGCACGGATGGAATCCGGGGCCTCACCAACAGCGAGCCGCTGACCCCGCAAACTGCGCTTATCGTCGGGCAGGCGGCGGGTGCCCATTTTCTTCGCGGCGACCACCGCCACCGGGTGGTGATAGGCAAGGACACGCGCCTGTCGGGCTACATGATGGAATCGGCGCTCGTCGCCGGGTTCACCAGCGTGGGGATGGACGTGGTCCTCCTGGGACCGATGCCGACCCCGGCCGTGGCGATGCTGACGACTTCCATGCGCGCCGACCTCGGCGTGATGATCTCGGCTTCGCACAACCCCTTCTGCGATAACGGGATCAAGCTGTTCGGACCGGACGGCTACAAGCTCAGCGACGAAGCCGAGCAGGCGATCGAGGCGAGGATCGAGGATAATCCGAAGCTTGCGAAGCCGGAGATGATCGGACGCGCCAAGCGGATCGACGACGCTCGCGGGCGCTACGTCCACCATGCCAAGTCGACGTTTCCCGAGAGGCTCCGGCTCGACGGGCTCAAGGTGGTTCTCGATTGCGCCAACGGCGCCGCCTATCACGTGGCTCCGGAGGCATTGTGGGAGCTCGGAGCGGAGGTGATCCCGATCGGAGTCTCGCCGGACGGGCTCAACATCAACGCTTCGTGCGGATCGACCCATCCTCAGCACCTGCAGGAAACCGTGGTCGCCAGCGGCGCCGATATCGGCCTGGCTCTGGACGGCGACGCCGACCGTCTGGTCGTGGTCGACGAGAAGGGCAATCTCGTTGACGGCGACCAGATGATGGCCCTGATTGCGCTCGACCGGCGCAAGCGCGACCAGCTGAAAGGGGCGGTGGTCGCCACGGTGATGTCCAACCTCGGGTTGGAGCGGCGCCTCGGCGAGACCGGCATTGCAATGGTTCGAACCCAGGTCGGCGACCGCTACGTCCTCGAGGAAATGCGACGGAGCGGCTGCAACGTCGGCGGCGAGCAATCGGGCCACATCATCCTTGCGGATTATTCGACCACCGGCGACGGCTTGGTCGCCGCTCTCCAGGTGCTTGCGGCTCTCGTCGACAGCGGCAAGGCAGCAAGCGAGGTGCTCAGGCAGTTCGAGCCGCTTCCGCAGCTGCTCAAGAACGTTCGCTTCAACGGCGGCGCACCGCTGGAGAACGAGACCGTGAAGAAGCGAATCGCGGAGGCGGAACGCGAACTGGAAGGCCGCGGACGCCTGCTGATCCGCAAGTCCGGCACCGAGCCTTTGATCCGTGTGATGGCCGAAGGCGAAGATCAGGCATTGGTGGAGCGGGTCGTGGACGAAATCTGCGAGGCCGTCCAAGCGGCGGCGTGA
- a CDS encoding amidohydrolase family protein, translating to MIRAMLAALLVTVAAPAAAETIAIINGTVAIGNGSGPVEGATVVVRDGRIVAAEQGVRVPADARVIDASGKWVTPGIVAGFSRLGLADVDLGAGGADDTSARNGPFSAAIDVVPAINPNYQPIAVNRADGVTRALVAPSSAKSIFAGQGAVIDTGADMDPITKARAFQFVELGETGANDAGGSRASAHLLFRNALREARELARYSPPVSSGRSTQPDAREQPTVRNPNESRLYGADARRSEDVLLTRFDAAALVPVLQGRQHLLVHVERASDILQVIDLGREFPALRIVIVGASEGWMVAPEIARSGIPVIASALNDLPASFEQIASTQSNIGRMQAAGVKVSMGMIDDNDSRQEFNERQYAGNLVALTKVPGATGVSWGEALRLITSAPAEAIGLGHDIGSLQAGRRADVVIWSGDPLDPRSAAEQVLIDGVQQPLQTHQTRLLDRYRFLPRRDLPEAYRH from the coding sequence ATGATCCGCGCAATGCTGGCGGCGCTCCTCGTGACCGTCGCTGCGCCCGCAGCTGCCGAGACGATCGCGATCATAAACGGCACAGTCGCCATCGGAAACGGCTCCGGCCCCGTGGAAGGCGCAACAGTCGTAGTACGCGACGGGCGGATCGTCGCTGCGGAGCAGGGGGTCAGGGTTCCGGCCGACGCGCGTGTGATCGACGCGTCGGGCAAGTGGGTGACTCCCGGCATCGTCGCGGGCTTCTCCCGCCTCGGCCTCGCCGACGTCGACCTTGGTGCCGGTGGCGCCGACGATACGAGCGCCCGCAACGGCCCTTTCAGCGCCGCGATCGACGTCGTTCCGGCAATCAATCCCAACTATCAACCGATCGCCGTAAATCGCGCCGACGGAGTCACCCGTGCGCTGGTTGCTCCGTCGAGCGCCAAGAGCATCTTCGCAGGCCAGGGCGCAGTGATCGACACCGGCGCCGACATGGACCCGATCACCAAGGCTAGAGCCTTCCAGTTCGTGGAGCTTGGCGAGACTGGAGCCAATGACGCTGGCGGTTCGCGGGCTTCGGCGCATCTACTGTTCCGAAACGCACTACGCGAAGCGCGCGAGCTTGCCCGCTATTCGCCGCCGGTCTCGTCGGGGCGATCGACGCAGCCGGACGCGCGCGAGCAGCCGACGGTACGCAACCCGAACGAATCCCGGCTCTACGGCGCGGATGCGCGGCGCAGCGAGGACGTGCTCCTGACGCGGTTCGACGCAGCGGCGCTGGTGCCGGTTCTCCAGGGCCGCCAGCACCTGCTGGTCCATGTCGAGCGTGCGAGCGACATTCTCCAGGTGATCGACCTTGGGCGCGAGTTTCCGGCGCTTCGGATCGTCATCGTCGGGGCGAGCGAAGGATGGATGGTCGCGCCCGAGATCGCGCGATCGGGAATTCCCGTCATCGCCTCCGCGCTCAACGACCTTCCCGCGAGCTTCGAGCAGATTGCTTCGACCCAGTCGAACATCGGCCGGATGCAGGCAGCGGGCGTGAAAGTGTCGATGGGGATGATCGACGACAACGATAGCAGGCAGGAGTTCAACGAGCGCCAATATGCCGGCAATCTCGTCGCACTGACCAAGGTGCCCGGTGCGACCGGAGTGAGCTGGGGAGAGGCGCTTCGCCTCATCACCTCGGCGCCGGCGGAAGCCATCGGGCTCGGACACGACATCGGAAGCCTGCAAGCCGGACGCCGCGCCGACGTCGTGATCTGGTCCGGCGACCCGCTCGATCCGAGGAGCGCGGCCGAGCAGGTGCTGATCGACGGCGTGCAGCAGCCGCTTCAGACCCACCAGACGCGGCTTCTCGACCGCTACCGCTTCCTTCCGCGCCGCGACCTTCCGGAGGCGTATCGCCACTAA
- a CDS encoding amidohydrolase → MSVRLIWGAAAAALALSGCAALEPPKKNAPAIHVNEDPFPSTYVAYPGVPTAIRNATIFDGEGGQINNGTVVLADGVVQAVGGPELPIPAGALVIDGTGKFVTPGIIDVHSHLGDYPSPGVESQSDGNEATSPVRPEVWAEHSVWPHDPGFSRALINGGVTTLQILPGSANLFGGRSVTLKNVPARTAQGMKFPGAPYGLKMACGENPKRVYGSKGQMPQTRMGNIALARETWIKAQAYKRKWDEYYKNGGDMPERDLAMDTLKGVLEGKILVHNHCYRADEMANMIDMSKEFGYHITAFHHAVEAYKVADLLRDNNICGVMWADWYGFKMEAYDAIKENIPLVHNAGACAIVHSDDPNYIQRLNQEAAKALADGQRVGIPNLSEAVAWQWLASNPAKALGIFDRTGSLKPGKMADVVLWNDDPFSVYARPERVWIDGAEMYDANDPKKRPVSDFELGQPGEGDVK, encoded by the coding sequence ATGTCTGTTCGACTGATATGGGGAGCGGCTGCTGCCGCACTGGCGCTCTCCGGCTGCGCGGCTCTGGAGCCGCCCAAGAAAAATGCGCCGGCGATCCACGTCAACGAGGATCCGTTCCCGTCGACCTATGTCGCCTATCCAGGCGTTCCGACGGCGATCCGCAACGCGACGATCTTCGACGGCGAAGGCGGGCAGATAAACAACGGGACGGTGGTCCTAGCGGACGGCGTTGTTCAGGCGGTCGGCGGGCCGGAGCTTCCGATTCCCGCTGGAGCTTTGGTGATCGACGGCACCGGAAAGTTCGTCACGCCCGGGATCATCGACGTCCACAGCCACCTTGGCGACTATCCATCGCCGGGGGTCGAGTCGCAATCGGATGGCAACGAGGCGACGTCGCCGGTTCGCCCCGAAGTCTGGGCCGAGCATAGCGTCTGGCCGCACGATCCGGGCTTCTCGCGGGCGCTGATCAACGGCGGAGTGACCACTCTGCAGATCCTCCCCGGGTCGGCGAACCTTTTCGGCGGCCGATCAGTGACGTTGAAGAATGTGCCCGCGCGCACGGCGCAGGGAATGAAGTTCCCGGGAGCGCCGTACGGGCTGAAGATGGCGTGTGGCGAGAACCCGAAGCGGGTCTACGGGTCAAAGGGGCAGATGCCGCAGACCCGCATGGGCAACATCGCCCTTGCGCGCGAGACCTGGATCAAGGCGCAGGCTTACAAGCGCAAGTGGGATGAATATTACAAGAACGGCGGCGACATGCCGGAGCGGGACCTGGCGATGGACACGCTCAAGGGCGTGCTCGAGGGCAAGATCCTGGTCCACAACCACTGCTATCGCGCCGACGAGATGGCCAACATGATCGATATGTCGAAGGAGTTCGGCTATCACATCACCGCGTTCCACCACGCGGTCGAGGCCTACAAAGTCGCCGACCTTCTTCGCGACAACAACATCTGCGGAGTGATGTGGGCCGACTGGTACGGCTTCAAGATGGAAGCCTATGACGCGATCAAGGAGAACATCCCGCTGGTCCACAATGCGGGCGCCTGTGCAATCGTCCACTCCGACGACCCCAATTACATTCAGCGGCTGAACCAGGAGGCGGCAAAGGCGCTCGCCGACGGACAGCGCGTTGGCATTCCGAACCTGTCGGAGGCGGTCGCCTGGCAATGGCTCGCGTCGAACCCGGCGAAAGCGTTGGGAATCTTCGATAGGACCGGAAGCCTGAAACCCGGCAAGATGGCGGACGTCGTGCTTTGGAATGACGATCCGTTCAGCGTCTATGCCCGCCCGGAGCGTGTCTGGATCGACGGCGCCGAGATGTACGACGCCAACGATCCCAAGAAGCGCCCGGTGAGCGACTTCGAGCTCGGCCAGCCCGGCGAAGGGGACGTGAAATGA
- a CDS encoding peptide MFS transporter encodes MDAEHVIPIIAAAFLAILLGGGALVAATKKSEFLGHPKGLYMLFFAEMWERFSYYGMRALLIFYLTQHWLFSDGKSNLIYGAYTSLVYITPLLGGYLADRWLGQRRAVLFGAVLLTAGHFLMALEGTGGQNDPTINAFWLALSLIIVGSGFLKANISVMVGQLYPLTDVRRDGAYTIFYMGINVGAAIGTIIAGYLGQTYGWGYGFGAAGVGMLLGLVVFVLGRSALRGAGEAPAPLARNTEWLLYGAGIVGVAVIWGLVQYQDVIQTLLIISGVLLLGYVLYEAFKLERHARDRIFAILFLIALNPLFWGLFEQAGGSLNLYTDRYVERGGVPASIFQSINPIYIILLAPMFAMLWTWLGRRGMEPSAPAKFGLALLQVGAGFLVFVLGAATADVTPVIFVFLIYLLHTTGELCLSPVGLSAMNRLAPKFMASLIMGAWFYMTAVGNFVAGKIGEATGGESGEMTKGATLSIYSTIGWVAVGMGVLVLVISPLVKKLMHLDTLRDDEELAGYKELGEKQAPGLFPDRETKPGPQET; translated from the coding sequence TTGGACGCCGAACACGTGATTCCGATCATTGCTGCCGCGTTCCTGGCGATCCTTCTGGGCGGCGGCGCGCTGGTCGCCGCAACCAAGAAATCGGAATTCCTGGGCCACCCGAAGGGCCTCTACATGCTCTTCTTCGCCGAGATGTGGGAGCGCTTCTCCTACTACGGCATGCGGGCGCTGCTCATTTTCTACCTGACGCAGCACTGGTTGTTCAGCGACGGCAAGTCGAACCTGATCTACGGCGCGTACACCAGCCTCGTATACATCACGCCGCTGCTCGGCGGCTATTTGGCTGACCGTTGGCTGGGCCAGCGCAGGGCCGTGCTGTTCGGCGCCGTGCTGCTGACGGCAGGTCACTTCCTGATGGCGTTGGAGGGTACCGGCGGGCAGAACGATCCGACGATCAATGCCTTTTGGCTGGCGCTCTCGCTAATCATCGTCGGCTCCGGATTCCTGAAGGCCAACATCTCGGTCATGGTCGGGCAGCTCTACCCGCTCACCGACGTTCGGCGGGACGGCGCCTACACCATCTTCTACATGGGCATTAACGTTGGCGCCGCGATCGGCACGATCATCGCGGGCTATCTCGGCCAGACCTACGGCTGGGGGTACGGTTTCGGTGCCGCTGGCGTCGGCATGCTGCTTGGTCTTGTCGTCTTCGTGCTCGGCAGGTCGGCGCTTCGCGGTGCCGGCGAAGCTCCGGCGCCGTTGGCCCGCAACACCGAGTGGCTGCTTTATGGCGCGGGGATCGTCGGTGTCGCGGTGATCTGGGGCCTCGTCCAGTATCAGGATGTCATCCAGACCCTCCTCATCATCTCGGGCGTCCTGTTGCTCGGCTACGTCCTCTACGAAGCATTCAAGCTCGAGCGTCACGCGCGGGATCGGATCTTCGCGATCCTCTTCCTGATCGCGCTGAACCCGCTTTTCTGGGGCCTGTTCGAACAGGCAGGCGGTTCGCTCAACCTCTACACGGACCGCTATGTCGAGCGCGGCGGGGTGCCGGCGTCGATCTTCCAATCGATCAATCCCATTTACATCATCCTCCTCGCGCCGATGTTCGCGATGCTTTGGACCTGGCTCGGCAGGCGCGGCATGGAGCCGTCGGCGCCGGCGAAGTTCGGCCTCGCGCTGCTTCAGGTGGGCGCCGGTTTCTTGGTGTTCGTGCTAGGCGCCGCCACGGCCGACGTCACTCCGGTCATCTTCGTCTTTCTGATCTACCTGCTGCACACCACCGGCGAGCTTTGCCTGTCCCCTGTGGGATTGAGTGCGATGAACCGCCTCGCGCCCAAGTTCATGGCCAGCCTGATCATGGGCGCCTGGTTCTACATGACTGCTGTCGGCAATTTCGTAGCTGGCAAGATCGGAGAGGCAACCGGCGGCGAATCGGGTGAAATGACGAAGGGCGCGACGCTGTCCATCTACAGCACGATCGGCTGGGTCGCCGTCGGCATGGGCGTCCTCGTGCTGGTAATCTCTCCGCTCGTGAAGAAGCTGATGCATCTCGATACGCTTCGCGATGACGAAGAGCTGGCGGGCTACAAGGAACTCGGCGAGAAACAGGCGCCGGGATTGTTTCCTGACCGTGAAACGAAGCCGGGGCCGCAGGAAACTTGA
- a CDS encoding nitroreductase family protein, with protein MLNDRSSLLSLLRTRRSAKPRDIRGDPPTRQQLDEMLTIAARTPDHGKLHPWRFVVIHEGQRDELATLLRQALSEENPDATAAHQKKEEEFSRYEGSLVVLVSSPVRGHKIPVWEQELSCGAAGMNLLLAAHALGYVAGWVTGWRAYSPRVTAALCRPGERIAGFIFIGRCAVDLEERPRPPLDEVVSDWSPKS; from the coding sequence ATGCTCAACGACCGCTCCTCGCTTCTTTCGCTTCTTCGAACCCGCCGCTCGGCCAAGCCGCGCGACATAAGAGGGGATCCTCCGACGAGGCAGCAACTGGACGAGATGCTGACGATAGCGGCGCGAACGCCCGACCACGGAAAGCTGCACCCCTGGCGTTTCGTGGTGATCCACGAGGGCCAGCGCGACGAGCTTGCGACGCTGCTCAGGCAGGCGCTCAGCGAGGAAAACCCGGATGCGACCGCCGCCCATCAGAAGAAGGAAGAGGAGTTCTCCCGCTACGAAGGCTCGCTCGTCGTTCTCGTCTCGAGCCCCGTTCGCGGCCACAAGATCCCCGTGTGGGAGCAGGAGCTATCGTGCGGCGCTGCCGGGATGAACCTGCTCCTGGCGGCGCACGCGCTTGGCTATGTCGCCGGGTGGGTCACCGGGTGGCGAGCTTACTCGCCGCGGGTCACCGCCGCGCTGTGCCGGCCGGGCGAGCGGATCGCCGGCTTCATTTTCATCGGCCGGTGCGCAGTGGATCTCGAGGAAAGGCCCAGGCCGCCACTCGACGAGG